The DNA window ACGCCGCTGCCGGATCATCTGTCGTTCGCGGCAGGCGCCACGCTCGGCATTCCCGGCATGACGGCGTGGTGTTGCCTGTTCGGTGACGGCCCGATCGCGGGACAGACCGTTCTGGTCACCGGCGGTGCCGGCGCGGTCGGCCACTACGCCGTGCAGCTGGCGAAATGGGGCGGCGCACGCGTGATCGCGACGGTTAGTTCGGCCATGAAGGCCGAACAGGCACGTCTCGCAGGCGCTGACCTCGTGATCAATTACAAGACCGAGGACGTGGTCGCAAAGGCGCTGGCCTTTACCGGGCAGCGCGGCGTCGATCGCGTCGTTGACGTCGACTTCGGCGGCAACATTGCAACCATGTTGAAAGCGATGGCGATGAATTCAACCATCGCGGTCTACGCCACCAACGGCAACCGCAATCCGCTGGTGCCGATGCGCGAGCTGATGGAGAAATGCATCGCCTTGCGCGCGCTGGTACTCTATGCGCTGCCGCCGACGCTACTGGCAGCCGCGCAAGCCGACATTGCGAAATGGCTGGCCGCCGGACCGCGCATTCACAATGTGGCTGCGCAGTTCGCCCTATCGGACACGGCGCAAGCTCACCTTGCGGTGGAAAAAGGCGACAAGCTCGGCACCGTCATCGTCAACTGCGCAAGCTAGTTACTGGATCGGCATGGTCCGCTCGTCGGTCCACGACAGGCCGAACTCGTCGAGGCCCTCGGCCAGGAAGTCGCCCAGCATCGGCTCACCCAGCAGATAGCCCGCGGTACGTCCGTTGCGTCCCTCCGCGGCTTCGCGACGCAAATCCTGCCATTCCTCGATTGTGCCGTCACCGCGACCAAGCCGCATCAAGGCAACGAGATCAATCTGCTCGTCCTCGGTCAGCGCGTTAATGAACCCCGTGATCTCGCGCATCACGGGATCCCGGCCATTGTCTTCCAGCACGTCGATCATCTCGTCATCGGCGCCGTTCGATCCGGAATCGGGATCGGAAGCCTCTTCCTTGACGTCGAATTCCCGCGCTTTCTCAATCAAAAAACCGACTTTTTCGGGCGAAATCGTGAGTTCTGGCATCGCGCGCTCCTTTTGTAGGCTGCCCTATAACGCCTGATGCCGCGAGATGATCCATTGCGCAGGTCTCAGGAAATCAGCATCTTCGCCTCCCAAGAAACGGGAGTGAGAGGAAGCGCCGGATGCACTGGAATATAGGCAGGGTCAAAATCACCAAAATCGTCGAACTGGAGACGGTCGGCAGCACCCGATTTATCCTGCCCCTGGCCAGCAACGAGGAAATCCAGAAACTGCCCTGGCTCGTTCCGCATTTCGCCACCGAAGAGGGCCGTCTCAAAATGTCGATCCATTCCCTCGTGATCGAGACGCCCTCCCGCCGCATCGTGGTCGACACCGGGCTCGGCAACGACAAGGAAGGCCGCAAGGTGCCGACCTGGAACAACCGCAAGGATCCGTTCCTCGACACTTTGACGGCCGCGGGCTTCCCTCCTGAAAGCATCGACACTGTGCTCTGCACGCATCTGCACGTCGACCATGTCGGCTGGAACACGAAGCTCGTCGGCGGCAAATGGGTTCCGACCTTTGCCAATGCGCGCTACGTGTTCGGCAAGACCGAATATGAGCACTGGCGCGACCACAGCGACGAGCCCGACAAGGTCGCGGTATTTAACGATTCCGTGAAGCCGATTGCCGATGCCGGCAAGGCCGACCTCGTCGCCAGCGACGCCAGAGTCTGCGATGAAATCACCCTGATATCGACCCCCGGCCACAGCCCGGGCCACATGAGCCTCCACATCAAATCGGACGGCGAACAGGGGCTGCTGAGCGGCGATGTCGCCCACCATCCCTGCCAGATGGCGCATCTGGACTGGTCTTCGACCGCGGATTCCGATCCGGTCCAGTCGGCGGTGACCCGGCGCGAATTGTTCTCGCGATTTGCCGACACGCCGACGCTGGTGATCGGGGGGCACTTCAACGCCGGCCATATCAGGCGCGACGGAAATGCCTTTAAATTTATCGCCTAGGGACGATCCCGACCCGAAGGGCCGCGCCAGCGAAAAGTGGGACCGGTTTTCGGAAAAAGAGCATGCCCAAAGCGTGATTCAGCCCTGCAAATGGGGCCTGGGAGTTGAATTTCCGGCCGCCCTGTTCCATGAAGCTGCCAAGTAAGTAAAACCCCCAAGGGAGTGATTAAAAATGAAGCTTGTTCGTTACGGCGCGCTTGGCCAGGAAAAGCCCGGCCTGATCGATAAATCCGGCCAGTTGCGCGATCTCTCGGCGCAGGTAAAGGACCTCAACGGTGAGGCCTATGCGCCGGCCTCGCTGGCCAAGCTCGCCGGCCTCGATCCGTCCAAGCTTCCCGCCGTCGATGGCAAGCCGCGGCTCGGCGCGCCCGTCACCGGCATTTCGAAATTCGTCGCGATCGGCCTGAACTATGTCGACCATGCCAAGGAAACCGGCAACCCGATTCCGCCGGAACCGATCTTCTTCCTGAAAGCCAACACCAGCCTGAGCGGCCCGAACGATGCGGTGGAGAAACCACGCGGCTCGACCAAGCTCGATTGGGAAGTGGAAATTGCCGCCATTATCGGCACCCGTGCCAAGTACGTTTCCGAAGCCGACGCGCTCAATCACGTCGCCGGCTATTGCGTCTGCAACGACGTGTCGGAGCGCAACTTCCAGATCGAGCGTGGCGGCACCTGGACCAAGGGCAAGTCGCACGACACCTTCGGCCCGGTCGGCCCGTGGCTGGTGACCAAGGACGAGATTCCGGACGTGCAGAAACTGTCGATGTGGCTCGACGTCAACGGCAAGCGCTGCCAGACCGGATCGACCTCGACCATGATCTTCTCGATGGCGAAGTGCATTTCCTACGTCTCGCAATTCCTGACGCTGTTGCCCGGCGACATCATCACGACCGGCACGCCGCCCGGCGTCGGCACCGGCATGAAGCCGCCGAAATTCCTCAATGTCGGCGACGTCGTCACGCTCGGCATCGAAGGGCTTGGCGAGCAACGCCAGGAAATCATCGAGGCGTGATCCACCCAATAACTCGTCATGCCCGGGCTTGACCCGGGCATCCACGTCTTAACAATCCGGGGTCGCAGAAAGACATGGATGGCCGGGTCAAGCCCGGCCATGACGGAGGAAAGAATTTTTCAGGGATATTTCAAATGAAACTCACCTTCTCCCCGGCCTCGCCATTTGCCCGCAAGGTGCGCATTGCCGCCATCGAACTCGGCCTGATCGACAAGATCGAATTCGTGCCGGCGACCGTGGTGCCGGGTCAGCCCAATGATGAATATTCGCAGATCAACCCGGTGAAAAAGCTGCCGGCGCTGATCCTCGACAATGGCGATGTCGTCCTCGATTCCTATGTGATCGTGGAATATCTCGACGAACTCGCCGGCGGCGGGAAGCTGATCCCCGCGTCCGGTCCGACGCGATGGAAGGTCAAAAGCGACCATTCCCTGCTGCAGGGCATGCTGGATTCGATGCTGCTGTGCCGTTATGAGCGAATGGTGCGGCCACAGGGCCTGCAATGGCAGGCATGGTCCGACGATCACTGGAACCGGGCCTGGAACGGCATGGCGCGCTTCGAGAAGCACCCGGACATGTTGTCGCGACCGTTTGACGTCGCACAGATCGGTCTCGTCTGCGTGCTCGGCTACGCCGATTTCCGCTTTCCCGATTGCGGCTGGCGCAAAGCCTATCCGAAGCTCGACGCCTTTCATCAGAAGATGCTGGAGCGCCCCTCAGTGAAGATCTCGGTGCCGCCGGCGGCGTAATCGGAGACATTGCCATCGGAGACATTGCCATGAGTCTCAAGTTCAGCGTCGGCGACCTCACGATCCATCGCATCATCGAGCAGGAAACCACCTTCATGCCGGCGCTGGAGATGCTGCCGGAGCTGACGGGCGCGCTATTGGCGGAGAACAAGCCCTGGATGCAGAAGGCCGGCGCGATCGACGACAGCGACGTGCTGATCCTTTGCTTTCAGTCTTACATCGTCGAGACACCGCATCACACCATTCTGGTCGATAGCTGCATCGGCAATGACAAGCCGCGGCCGCTACGCCCGAAATGGAATATGAAAACCGACGACAGCTACATGCGCGCGCTCGCGGCGGCGGGGTTTTCTCTCAACGATATCGATTTCGTGATGTGCACGCATCTGCATGTCGATCACGTCGGCTGGAATACGCGCCTCGAAGGCGGCCGCTGGGTGCCGACCTTCCCGAATGCGCGTTATTTGTTCGGCAAGCATGAATTCGACTACTGGACCGAGCAGAACGGAAAAGCGCCCGTGCCGCCGTTCGTCGACAGCGTGCTGCCCGTTGTCGAAGCCAACAAGGCCGAGATCGTGCGCAACGATTATGCGATCGGCGATCATGTCCGCATCCTGCCAACGCCAGGACACACGCCCGGGCACATAGCCTTCACTTTCGGCCGCGGCAAGGACGACGCCGTGATGTCCGGCGACCTGATGCACACGCCGCTGCAGACGTATTATCCGGAACTGTCAGCGAAGTTCGATATCGATCCGGCGCAGGCGGCCACCACGCGGCGCAGTTTTCTGGAGCGTTATTGCGACACCGATACGCTGTGCTGCACCGCGCATTTCCCTTCGCCATCAGCGGGAAAAATCCGCCGCCGCGGCAACGGATTTTCCTGCGAAGCGGTGGCGGCGGGTTAGCCTTATCTCAGTCGAACAGGCTCGGCGTGTAATTGACCACCGCGCCCTCGATCTCCAGCATCTTGAGCTTGGTGATGACGCCGCCATTGGCGGAAAATCCGCCGGGCTTGTCGCCGGCAGCGAGCACGCGATGGCAGGGCACCACGACCGGACAGGGGTTGCGCCCAAGCGCCTGGCCGACGTCGCGCGACAGTTCGACGCCGCCGAGCCGTTTGGCGATGTCGCCATAGGTCATCGTCTTGCCGGGTGGGATGGTGCGGGCGATGTCGTAGACGCCACGGTGAAATTCCGGAACGCCGTCGAGGTCGAGCACGACATCGGAGAGATCGTTCGGCTTGCCTGCCAGCAACTCGACGATGCCGTCGATCGCGCTCTGCACCGCCGCCGTGGGCGGCAATTCCGCGATGTCGCCGTAGCGCTGGCGGATGCGGCCGCGGGTCTTATCCTCGCTGCCCATCGGCAGTTGCACCGCGTTGATGCCGCGTTCGCCCCACACGACGCCGCAACGGCCGAGCGCGGTATCGAAGATCGCAAAGCGGTAACCGGTCATGGCTGGCTCCAACTCATATTTACCCCGGAATCTAGGTATGAAAGCAGTTGCGGTCCACCCGGATTCCGGGGCAATTTGCCTGATAACCACGACGTCATCATTCCGATCAGCCGCGATCCCCAGCATGCAAACGCTTCCCGTCAACGGCACCGACATGGCCTATCTCGACATAGGCCGAGGACCGCCGCTGGTCTGCGTGCATGGCTCGCTGTGCGATTTCCGGATCTGGTCCTGCGTGCTCGGACCGCTGTCGAGAAAGCATCGGGTCATCGCGGTGTCCTTGCGGCACTTCTTTCCCGAGCATTGGGACGGCGTCGGTGACACCTATTCGATAGCCCAACATGTCTCCGACGTGATCGCCTTTATCGAGAAGCTGAACGCCGGCCCGGCGGATCTGATGGGACATTCCCGCGGCGGGCATGTCTCATTTCGAGTGGCGCAGCGACGGCCTGATCTGTTGCGCAAATTGATCCTGGCCGAGCCCGGCGGCGAACTCGATGCCTCGCTCGATCCGGCATTCAAGCCCGGCCCCTCCCCGCTCGCCGCGCGGATTGCCGCGTCGGCGGAGATCATCGCCAAAGGAGATATCGACGGCGGCTTGGCGGTTTTCATGGATGCGCTGGAAGGTCCCGGGGCCTGGAAACGACTGCCGGCAACGCCAAAGCAGCTGTTGCGCGACAACGCAACGACGCTGATCGGTCAGACCCGCGACAGGCGTCCGCCATTTTCGAAGGCCGATGCGGAGGCGATCAAGACGCCGACGCTGTTCATCGGCGGCGCCAATACCAAAGGCACGTTGCCGCAGGTGTTGCATACGCTGGCGGCGCACGTTCCCAATTCAAGAACCGAGATGATTCCAGGCGCGACGCATCCGATGTTCGAGCAGGCGCCACAGAAATACTGCGAGATCGTACTGAAATTTCTGGCTGGCGCGTGAGCCAAAGGCGCAGCAGGCGACCACCTTACGTGCCATGATTTTATTTCCTCACGTCATCAGGCCTTGCGGGTAATTCCATGCAAACCCTCCCCGTGAACGGATACGACATGGCCTATCTCGAAATCGGCGAAGGCCGGCCACTGGTCTGCGTGCACGGCACGCTGGGGGACTTCCGCACCTGGTCGGCGGTGCTGGGCCCATTGTCGAGAAAGCATCGGGTGATCCCGGTCAGCCTGCGGCACTTTTTCCCCGAACACTGGGACGGCATCGGGGATGATTATCTGATGGCGCAGCATGTCGCCGACGTGATCGGCTTCATCGAGAAACTGAACGCCGGGCCGGTGGACCTGATGGGGCACTCGCGCGGCGGCCATATCTCATTTCGCATCGCCCAGCAGAGGCCCGAATTGCTGCGCAAGCTGGTGCTGGCCGAGCCGGGCGGCGAACTGGACGCGACGCTCGATGCTGCGGCTGCGACACCCGGCCCCTCGGATCGCGCCGCGCGGTTCGCGGCATCCGCCGAAAGAGTCAAAAACGGCGATGTCGAGGGCGCGCTGAAATTGTTTTTCGATACGATCGAAGGTGAAGGCGGCTGGGGCCGCCTGCCTGCCACCCCCAAGCAGCAATTGCGCGACAATGTCTACACGCTGATCGGCCAGATCGGCGAGAATCGTAAACCCTATGCCAGGGCCGAAGCGCAATCGATTGAGGTGCCCACGTTGTTCATCGGGGGCACGGAGACCAAAGGAAGCCTGCCCGCCGTGCTGCGCGCGCTGGCGGCGCAGGTTCCCGGCGCCAAGACGGCCATGATATCGGGCGCCGGCCACTGGATGTTCGAGCAGGCGCCGCAAGAATATTGCAGGATCGTGCTGGAGTTTCTGGCAGCGGCGTGACGGTGCGGAGAGCCAGCATCCGACAGTTCAGTCGGTCTGTTTGGTTTGGCTTGTGTCGAATTTCACCGACGACCTGTCGGCGCTGAGCCTGACCGGTGAACGATTTCCAAGCTCGGCGTCGAGCGCGGACGCCAGATCGAAGAAGCGCCGTCGGACCCGCTGTGAATACGGATTGGAGCGCTCAATCGCCTGAAAGACCTCCGGCGCGTCATCGCGAACCATGGCAATTGCCTGCACCAGCAGATCGAAGCTTTTCGTCGTCATGCGCGCCGGAAAAGGCTCCATCTGGACCAGCACCTTGGCAATCAGGTGCGTCAACCCTTGGGCCATCGCTGTGTCCTGGTCGTGGGCCTCAGGCGTCGTCATGACGACGTTCAAGCCAAGAGCCTTGCGCAGAAAAGCCGCGACGCGCCGGCCTCGGTCGCCGCGGATCGGACAGATGGCGATCTTCAAGCCGTTGATGCCATCGCGCGCGCTTTGCGGCCCGAACAACGGATGCGTCGCTATGATCGCGACGTGTTCCGGCAAACCACGCCTCATAATCTCTGCCGGAATCATCTTGACGGATCCAACATCCAGTACGAGCGATCCAGGCTTTAAGTGAGGACTGATCGCCGCAACCGATTCTTCGAAGCGGTTGACTGGCACAGCGAGGATGATGATCGGACAACTTGCGGCGCTCCGCAGGTCCGTGAGCATGACATCGAGCATCTCCACACAAGGACCGGGTCGCAGCGCCGGATCATAGGCGTACAGCCGAAAATGCGGCAGGAGATGCCGAGCCGTCAGACGCCCGAAAGCGCCAAAACCGATGATGCCGATCAACGGGCGGGAATTGATATTGCTGTCGTTTGACACGGAGATGCCTCTGCAGAGCTGCGAGGCCAACGGGTCGTATGAAACTCAACCGCTGACACGCAGCGGTTGAAAGATGACGAAACATCCCACCGCTAAGCGAGCGGTGCGTAATACAGTCCGGAGCTGAAACGGATCATCGTCATGCCGGGATAAAAAGATCATTCGGCTGGCGATGTCAAACAAGGAACGGCTGGGTCGGGATCTCCTCTTGACCCCATCTCGTCCCACCGCTAGCTTTCGAATACGGAATTCCGTATTCCAATTGGACGGCGAGCATGATTCCGTTGGACCCGCTCCCAAACCTGATCGATCAGGTCTATTCGCGGATACTGGAAGCGATCATCGACCGCACATTGCCGCCGGGACATCGTATCCGGCAGCACGAACTTGCGGACAGGCTTGGTGTCTCGCGCCAGCCGGTCAGCCACGCCCTGCATCTCCTGCATCGCCAGGGTCTGGTCGCCGAGAGCGGCCGCCGCGGCTTTGAAGTCACGCCACTCGATCCCCTGAGCATCCGCCAGCTCTACGAAGTACGCGGCGCCATCGACGCGCTGGCGGCGCGGCTTGCAGCCGAACGGATCAAGATCGATGTTTCCGGACGCGCGGATCTCGAGGGAGCGCTCCGCGCCGGACGCGCGATCGACCAGAAAACGGCGTTGGCGCGGCTGATCGCGCTCGACGTGGATTTTCACAGCGCGATTTACCGGCTTTCGGGCAATCCAGCGATCGAGGAGATGATCGCGCCGCAATGGCCGCATATGCGCCGCTCGATGGCGACCGTGCTGGCCGAACTGGATTACCGCACCAGCGCCTGGGCCGAACATGAAACCATCGCCGCACACATTCTGTCCGGTAACGCAAAGGCTGCCGAGAGCTCGGCGCTGGCGCATGCCATGAGCGCGGGACAAATGACGGAAGAGAGGCTGAGGAAAGCCGACAAGGCGGCGTAGCAGCAGGCCTCATGGATCGAGCGTGAAAACACGCATCAACCATGAGAAAGACAATCAAAAACCAAAGGAGGAACCATCATGAAGCTGACCCAGCAACAGATCGACGACTTCAACCGCGAAGGCTGGCTGTTTTTGCCGGAGTTGTTCAGCCGCGAGGAGGTCGACCTGCTGGCGCGCGAGGCGGGGGGCATCTACGACGCCAACCGGCCGGAGGTGTGGCGGGAGAAAAGCGGCGCGCCGCGCACCGCCTTCGCCGCGCATCTCTACAACGAGGCGTTCGGCCTGCTCGGCGCCCATCCGCGCATGATCGATCCGGTGGAGCAGATCTTCGGCGAGAAGGTCTACATGCATCAGTACAAGATCAACGCCAAATCGGCCTTCACCGGCGACGTCTGGCAGTGGCACCAGGACTACGGCACCTGGAAGCGCGACGACGGCATGCCGCAGCCGCGGGCGATGAATATCGCGATTTTCCTCGACGAGGTGATGCCGATCAATGGTCCGCTGATGCTGGTGCCGAAGAGCCAGCACGCCGGCGATCTCAAGGCGGCGCACGACCTTCAGACCACGTCATATCCGCTGTGGACACTGGATGAGGAAACGGTAACACGATTGGTGAAGGAAGGCGGCATCGTCGCGCCGACTGGCAAGGCCGGCGGCATGCTGATGTTCCACGGCAATCTGGTTCACGGTTCGGCCGGCAACATCACGCCCTATCCGCGCAAGATCGTTTATCTCACGCTAAACGCGGTCTCGAACTACATCCGTAACCCGACAAGGCCGGAATACATCGCCCATCGCGACTTCACGCCGATCCAGACCGTCGACGACGATGCGCTGCTGCGGCTGGCCCGCGCCCATCGCCAGGCGGCGGAGTAAGATTTTTACGCCGTCATTCCGGGATGGCACGCAGTGTCGAACTCGAAATTCCGGGTCCACGCGGAGACGCACGGACCCGAAATGACGAAACAAAATATGACCGTCTGCCGCGACGTGACGCAGCAGACGGATATTTGAAAACTTACTGTTGATCGCCGCTACCCATCAAAGCGGCAAGCTGGTCGTAATATTTGGTGACCAGATCGATATTGCCCTTGTTCTGGACCGCGGGCGCCGGGTTTTTCAGAGCGTCGTTGAGGTCGGCGAGCGCATCTTTCTTGTCCTTGGCGGACATTTTCTTGTCGGCCTGAACCTGTGCGATCTGCGACTTGATCACGGCTTCGTTGCCGACATATTTCTTCGAGACGGGATCGAAGCCCGCGATCACGAGGCCGATATTGTCGGTGACGTTGTTGTAGTCGTCATAGCTGGCAAAGCCGTTCCTCTTGGCGACGGCCTCGAGCTGAGCCGTGGCCTTGGCGTCCGGCTGGGCGTTCTCCGGCAGCTTCTCCGTGATCGCGTCCATGTCCTTGCTTGCCGCAAGCACGCCCTGGATCTGCTTTTCGGTCAGCGCCAGCTGCTTCACAGGAGGAAGCTCCTGCGGCGCGGCTTGGGCAGGCGCCATCTGCTGCTTGGCCTGCGCCAGCGCATCGCTGTTGGATACGATGGTCATCGAGGCCGCGAGACAGGCAATGCTCAACGCGGCAGCGACGGGACGAACGAACTCACGCATGGGAGTCTCCTCGGTTGGGGGCAGTTCCGGAACGATAGGGCAGGACTGCGTACGAAGTTTGAAATGAACCGATAATGAACTGGAACCTTGGCGCGGACCGGATCAGCGCCGGGCACCGGTCTATGTTCTGACGCGCTTTGCTGACGTGAACCTGTACGCGGTACGCATGATAATGCTGTGCAGGCATGCTGGCCGCCAATCATGGCCGAAAAATCGCACGGGCTGCGAACACGAGGCGGTAAATCAGACACAAAAAACGCCGCATCCCCGAAGGGAAGCGGCGTTTTGTTTGATCATGACATGTAAAGAGGAATTGCTTTGTCCTTGGCAGGCCTGGCAGCGACCTACTCTCCCAGGGCTTAAGCCATAGTACCATTGGCGCTGAGGAGTTTAACGGCCGAGTTCGGGATGGGATCGGGTTCAAGCTCCTCGCTAGAACCACCAGGCCGGCGAAGGACAAAGATACGAAGCAAGCGGTCATCATGCGTGTGCACGCATGGACACTGAAAATGAGAGCAATCAAGCCAATCGAACGATTAGTACCGGTAAGCTACATGCGTTGCCGCACTTCCACACCCGGCCTATCAACGTGGTCGTCTTCCACGGTTCTCAAGGGAATACTCGTTTTGAGGTGGGTTTCCCGCTTAGATGCTTTCAGCGGTTATCCCGTCCGTACATAGCTATGCAGCACTGCCGCTGGCGCGACAACTGCTCCACCAGAGGTACGTTCATCCCGGTCCTCTCGTACTAGGGACAAATCCTCTCAATATTCCAACACCCACGGCAGATAGGGACCGAACTGTCTCACGACGTTCTGAACCCAGCTCACGTACCACTTTAATCGGCGAACAGCCGAACCCTTGGGACCTTCTCCAGCCCCAGGATGTGATGAGCCGACATCGAGGTGCCAAACGACGCCGTCGATATGGACTCTTGGGCGTCATCAGCCTGTTATCCCCGGCGTACCTTTTATCCGTTGAGCGATGGCCCACCCACGCGGGACCACCGGATCACTATGACCGACTTTCGTCTCTGCTCGACTTGTTAGTCTCGCAGTCAGGCAGGCTTATGCCATTATACTCGACGAACGATTTCCGACCGTTCTGAGCCTACCATCGCACGCCTCCGTTACTCTTTGGGAGGCGACCGCCCCAGTCAAACTGCCCACCATGCGCTGTCCCGATCCCCGCTAAGGGGATGCGGTTAGATATCCATAACCATTAGGGTGGTATTTCACATTTCGACTCCACCCCGGCTGGCGCCGGAGCTTCAAAGTCTACCACCTATTCTACACAAACAGTCACGAATACCAGCGCAAAGCTACAGTAAAGGTGCACGGGGTCTTTCCGTCTGACCGCAGGAACCCCGCATCTTCACGGGGAATTCAATTTCACTGAGTCTATGTTGGAGACAGCGGGGAAGTCATTACGCCATTCGTGCAGGTCGGAACTTACCCGACAAGGAATTTCGCTACCTTAGGACCGTTATAGTTACGGCCGCCGTTTACCGGGGCTTCAATTCAGAGCTTGCACTCCTCCTTTTAACCTTCCGGCACCGGGCAGGCGTCAGACCCTATACGTCATCTTGCGATTTCGCAGAGCCCTGTGTTTTTGTTAAACAGTTGCCACCCCCTGGTCTGTGCCCCCCCTGTGCACTTGCGTACACAGAGGGCCCCCTTATCCCGAAGTTACGGAGGTAAATTGCCGAGTTCCTTCAACATAGTTCTCTCAAGCGCCTTGGTATACTCTACCAGTCCACCTGTGTCGGTTTCGGGTACGGTCTAATGTGGAGGCTATTTCCTGGAACCTCTTCGAGGCCCGACCAATCCAATAAGGTCGAACAACATACGAGATTCGTCACCATCCACTGGCTGCAGAATATTCACTGCATTCCCATCGACTACGCATTTCTGCCTCGCCTTAGGGACCGGCTAACCCTGCGAAGATTAACTTTACGCAGGAACCCTTGGACTTTCGGCGACACTGTCTTTCACAGTGTTTGTCGTTACTCATGCCAGCATTCGCACTTCTGATACCTCCAGGCGCTCTCACGAGTCGCCCTTCGCAGGCTTACAGAACGCTCCGCTACCGCGTGACCCTTGCGGATCACACCCTAAGCTTCGGCTCGTGGCTTGAGCCCCGTTACATCTTCGGCGCAGAAACCCTTATTTAGACCAGTGAGCTGTTACGCTTTCTTTAAAGGATGGCTGCTTCTAAGCCAACCTCCTGGTTGTTTTGGGATTTCCACATCCTTTCCCACTTAGCCACGAATTAGGGGCCTTAGCTGTAGGTCCGGGTTGTTTCCCTCTCCACGACGGACGTTAGCACCCGCCGTGTGACTCCCGCATATTGCTTTCGGGTATTCGGAGTTTGGTTGGGTTTGGTAAGACGGTAAGTCCCCCTAGCCCATCCAGTGCTCTACCCCCCGAAGCATTCATGCGAGGCGATACCTAAATATCTTTCGCGGAGAACCAGCTATTTCCCAGTTTGATTGGCCTTTCACCCCTAACCACAAGTCATCGGAGTCTTTTTCAACAGACACCCGTTCGGTCCTCCAGTGAGTGTTACCTCACCTTCAACCTGCTCATGGCTAGATCACTAGGTTTCGGGTCTAATACAACGAACTTGACGCCCTATTCAGACTCGCTTTCGCTGCGCATACGCCTATCGGCTTAAGCTTGCTCGTTAAATTAAGTCGCTGGCCCATAATACAAAAGGTACGATGTCACCCAGAACGTATCTTGGGCTCCATCTGTTTGTAGGTGTCCGGTTTCAGGTCTATTTCACTCCCCTCGTCGGGGTGCTTTTCACCTTTCCCTCACGGTACTGGTTCACTATCGGTCGCTGAGGAGTACTTAGGCTTGGAGGGTGGTCCCCCCACGTTCAGACAGAATTTCACGTGTTCCGCCTTACTCAAGGACACATCATTGCATTACCCGTACGGGGCTATCACCCTCTAAGGCCCTGCTTTCCTGACAGGTTCCGGTTGTCTTTGATGTATCACTGGCCTGGTCCGCGTTCGCTCGCCACTACTAACGGAGTCTCTGTTGATGTCCTTTCCTCCAGGTACTTAGATGTTTCAGTTCCCTGGGTTCGCTTAAAACCTCCTATGAATTCAGAAGTTTCATACCTTCACTTGATAACTGGAAATCCAAAACCTCGCGGCTTGGTCTCACACACTGCTGTATGAACCCCAAAACACAAGGCCTTGGAGTTCCAGCTATCGAAGGTGGGTTTCCCCATTCGGAAATCCGTGGATCAAAGCTTCTTCGCAGCTCCCCACGGCTTATCGCAGCGTAGCACG is part of the Bradyrhizobium canariense genome and encodes:
- a CDS encoding alpha/beta fold hydrolase: MQTLPVNGTDMAYLDIGRGPPLVCVHGSLCDFRIWSCVLGPLSRKHRVIAVSLRHFFPEHWDGVGDTYSIAQHVSDVIAFIEKLNAGPADLMGHSRGGHVSFRVAQRRPDLLRKLILAEPGGELDASLDPAFKPGPSPLAARIAASAEIIAKGDIDGGLAVFMDALEGPGAWKRLPATPKQLLRDNATTLIGQTRDRRPPFSKADAEAIKTPTLFIGGANTKGTLPQVLHTLAAHVPNSRTEMIPGATHPMFEQAPQKYCEIVLKFLAGA
- a CDS encoding phytanoyl-CoA dioxygenase family protein; the encoded protein is MKLTQQQIDDFNREGWLFLPELFSREEVDLLAREAGGIYDANRPEVWREKSGAPRTAFAAHLYNEAFGLLGAHPRMIDPVEQIFGEKVYMHQYKINAKSAFTGDVWQWHQDYGTWKRDDGMPQPRAMNIAIFLDEVMPINGPLMLVPKSQHAGDLKAAHDLQTTSYPLWTLDEETVTRLVKEGGIVAPTGKAGGMLMFHGNLVHGSAGNITPYPRKIVYLTLNAVSNYIRNPTRPEYIAHRDFTPIQTVDDDALLRLARAHRQAAE
- a CDS encoding GntR family transcriptional regulator, which codes for MIPLDPLPNLIDQVYSRILEAIIDRTLPPGHRIRQHELADRLGVSRQPVSHALHLLHRQGLVAESGRRGFEVTPLDPLSIRQLYEVRGAIDALAARLAAERIKIDVSGRADLEGALRAGRAIDQKTALARLIALDVDFHSAIYRLSGNPAIEEMIAPQWPHMRRSMATVLAELDYRTSAWAEHETIAAHILSGNAKAAESSALAHAMSAGQMTEERLRKADKAA
- a CDS encoding alpha/beta fold hydrolase translates to MQTLPVNGYDMAYLEIGEGRPLVCVHGTLGDFRTWSAVLGPLSRKHRVIPVSLRHFFPEHWDGIGDDYLMAQHVADVIGFIEKLNAGPVDLMGHSRGGHISFRIAQQRPELLRKLVLAEPGGELDATLDAAAATPGPSDRAARFAASAERVKNGDVEGALKLFFDTIEGEGGWGRLPATPKQQLRDNVYTLIGQIGENRKPYARAEAQSIEVPTLFIGGTETKGSLPAVLRALAAQVPGAKTAMISGAGHWMFEQAPQEYCRIVLEFLAAA
- a CDS encoding prephenate dehydrogenase, which encodes MSNDSNINSRPLIGIIGFGAFGRLTARHLLPHFRLYAYDPALRPGPCVEMLDVMLTDLRSAASCPIIILAVPVNRFEESVAAISPHLKPGSLVLDVGSVKMIPAEIMRRGLPEHVAIIATHPLFGPQSARDGINGLKIAICPIRGDRGRRVAAFLRKALGLNVVMTTPEAHDQDTAMAQGLTHLIAKVLVQMEPFPARMTTKSFDLLVQAIAMVRDDAPEVFQAIERSNPYSQRVRRRFFDLASALDAELGNRSPVRLSADRSSVKFDTSQTKQTD